cagcttctttctattgaggcgggctaagaaagcccccttcaacagcttctgtagaagcgaacaccacaaaagcccgcctcaacctgttagtaaaatatttgacccgcgttgactaagtagctattgaggcgcgcttatgtatgcccccctcaacaagggggctacaacatgggttttttccactagtgttcgAACAAACCAAAAAATCGGAACTTGAGGAGAGAAATTTGAATAAGCTCATACCAAGACAACCCCAAATCGAATTCAATTAAAGTCATTGCCGGTCGAGTGGAGAGAATTGCGCAATGGTGGTTCTTCTTATCGAGGTCGTCGCCGGTGGAGTGGAGATAATTGCGAGATTGGTGCAAGTGCTAGAGCAGCGAAGATGGAGAAGATGGAGAAGATGAGTAGTGCGCGGGAGCAGCAAGAACAAAGGGGAAGCAACGACAAAGGGGAAGCAGCGAGCTAGGTTTCAAATGAAAACCCCAAAAGATGCGCTTCCCAGATTTAGGAGggaaaagttttttttatttattcttgttTTAATTTTGTTCAGTCAAAGGGTGCCCTTGTTAAATAAGGGCCACCTTTAACTAGCCACATttgatgttttttcctctagtgcaaAAGCTATAATTTCTTTCAATCCAAATCTGACTACTCTTTGTTCACTAAGCAAAGTGGGAAGTCATTTACTGTGATACTTGTATATGTAGATGATCTTGTGCTGGCAGGAAATGATATGCAAGCCATTGAGGACACCAAAACCTTTCTCTCTTCTCAGTTCCACATGAAGGACATGGGTGAGCTAAGATACTTTCTTGGCATTGACGTAGACAGATCACAACAAGGGATTTTCCTCTCTCAAAAGAAATATGTACTTGATCTACTTGAAGAATATAAGATGAAAAACTGCAGAACTCTCAAGCTTCCCATGGACAGTCACACTAAACTCACTGCAGACATAGGTGATGTACTTGACAACCCAGAAGGTTACCAGAAACTGGTAGGAAAACTCATCTACCTTACATTGACAAAGCCAGATATTGCATACACTGTCCATGTTTTGAGATATTATGCACAAACCAACTACTGTGCATATGCAAGCTGCTAGGAGAGTACTAAGGTACCTTGCAAGAAGCATAGACCAAAGCATCTTATTGGCAAGCAAATCCAGTGCACAACTCACTGCATATTGTGACAGTGATTGGGCAGGATGTCCATCAACGTAACAAGAAGATCAACATCTGGTTTTCGCGTCCTTCTAGGGAACTCTCTTATCTCATGGAAGTCAAAAAGACAAAATGTTGTAGCAAGAAGCAGTGCAGAAGCTGAGTACAGGTCTATGGCCTTGACTGTGAAGTAATGTGGCTTAAACAACTACTGAAAGATTTGGGAATTAAGAACCTTGATACAACCTTGATCAAGTGTGACAATCAGGCAGCTATTGCCATTGCAGCTAATCCAGTCCACCATGAGAAGACTAAACATGTTGACATTGACTGTCACTTCATAAGAGAACAAGCTACTGATCGAGGCCTGATTAAACCTGTCTATGTTCCATCCTCTCAACAACTTGCAGATGTGTTCACCAAGCTTTTGACTACTCAACAACACAACCACCTTCTGTCCAAGCTGGGAGTTCGAAGCTCTCACTCTCAACTTGAGGGGGAGTATTGAAGAAGTAAGGCCTGTGAGCCATGTGAATGAAGCCCAATATAATCCAGCCCTTAGTTTTCTATCAATTTCAGTGCATGTGATCATGTACTATCTAGTCGTATCCTAGGTGTCACAATTGTGTGCTATTCTAGGTTGATTCTCTTATATGCTAGCTATCCTTAAATCATTGGTCAAGTGTAGCATTTAGGGATGTATATAATGCCTTGCTTAGCCACTCTTTAGGGCAAGCCGCAATGAATGAAAACTGGATTGGTGCACACTCTTTCTCTCTTCCTTCTTGCGTATGAAACTACAATGTTTTCAAATTCTTATACATATCTTGATAGTCAATTAAATTTGGGGAAATTCATAAGGGAGTCGATTTGGAGTTTTATATTGCAAAGAATAAAGAGATGATGACATTGATTTCAGTCGGGTTACAATCAAAATAGAACCTCTTTTGATCTTGTAAAGTGGACTCTCTCATCTCTTGATGTGCGCCATTAATTTAGTTAGGGCCACCGACATATCACTAATTTCTCCATCATAAAGGAGGTAATGTCACTTAAGTTAGGTTGAATCACGCAACATAATTTTTCTTTGATAGCCACATATATGGTATATGTAATTTCTTAATgaaactatattaaaaaaattatgtttattaTTGAATACTATACGTAATATTAGTTTTGATTGTTCCCTAGATTGCATGACTTCCTATGTGGCTATGTGTTATTCTAATGTAGTTAGAGACAAAAAACCAaagttttaattagttaagaatttaGTAGTTGGATATAGGAAAGATTTTAAGTACGTATTTTTTGTAAGATTGCTTAATCCGTATTAATCTACGTTGATTGTGTTCCTCGTTTCGATTGATaggaaataaacaattttatattttgttgCTTGTTTCTCTTTTATACGAAATTACGAAGTATACAACAACTATTGATTTAAAATTAAGCAAGCTTGTAAGTTAATTTGTGAGTATTCATTATGTGGAGTGATTAATTTGATGATTCACTATACATCAAGTTTTTGAGGAAGAATCATGTTTGAATCATCAAGAATAGTAAGGTCAACATGATAATTTAACCTTATTAAATCTTTGTAAGTGATACTTACATACATAAAGGGTTGCTTAACTAGAGATGGCAGATTGATACAATTTTACGGATTTTGTTCAACAAATTCATGTCATTTACTATATAGGGAAAGCAATACGCCCTTGCCCTCTTAGACTAGTACGTAATATAATTAATAATCTTGCGACGTTTTTTACGGTATTATTAAGGTTACCTTAATAGGTCTTGAAGGTATGTAAATTGATGATGCCAATTGTAAGTATGAAATAATAAAAGTTAGTTAAACATAATCTTATTCAAGAGAGAatacgtattaattaattacaaaagaTCGATATTGTTACAAAACTTTGTAAATAGATTTATGTGTAAATGGTTAGATGTGCATTTTTAGGGCATTCTTCCACTACATTAAAAATATACTTGCATTTTCTTCTGCTCTTGCTCCTTAAGCAAGGCCATCAAGTCTTCatttaaaatttcaaactttaCGATACAATCTCCTTCCATCTGTCACACAAACAAATAATaatgtttaataaaaataagaccATTCAAAGTCGAGACGTATTATTTCAAATTAAACGAAAGTTGAGAACTTTTAAAGCGGACATACTCGATCTTAATATTGACAATGTAGCACATAATTACTTACCAATAAATGTATGTTGTAAAAAGTCCTTCCTCCAAAAGATTGAAAAGAAGAAATATCAACAACACCATAACCATTATTTTCAAGAAGAAGAAGCACTTGAGATATTGATAACTTCTCAAATGCTGATATTTGAATCACCATTTCTTTATCACCCAATTTATTTACAGAAATCGAACACGAAAATGACTCGTTGATTATGCATTTTTTCGGCTTTTGTTCATGAATGTTTTTCGTTGAATTTCCTTGAATTGCCGAAACCTTTGATAATAGCTCTTCCTTTTTACGAATTAGACTCTCCACTTGTTTCTGTAGCTCAGGTATGTACTCAACCACCCGTACAACTGTACTTGGAATGCTTAGCCTTTTCTGTAATTAAATCACAGAAAATTAATTAGTGGTTTAATTTACAACAAAAACAAAGTGTTATGTATATATGCACGATGAAATTAATTAAAGGATATAAACTAATAAATCGCGTATAATTAGTTACCTTTTGATcagaagaaggaagcaaagcaCGTAGAGAGGAATACAAGTTACTAATCTTCTTTCTTCGAACTCTTTCACTTGCATTATGACTAAGTTTCTTTGATAATattgtattattattatcaaaattatgatgatctgttgaacttgtaccttgTGGCGATTGGCTTCGCTTAACATGATCATACACTAATTGATATTGGTAATCTTGAGCTTGAGCTTGAGCTTGAGCTTGAGCTTGAGCTTGAGATGATGCAAAATTAAGGAGAAATACAGAATCTAAGTCAAAAGTATTAAAACCTTGATTTGTACCTAATTCTAAGGGATATTCTCTTCCTAAATAAGTAGTAGGGCAAAAGGAAGACATTTTCATCGAATAATTCCGGTATAATTCTAACTCGATCTTTCTAGCTTGAATTTTATTCCTTGGTTAAATGTTCTATTTTGAGCTATTCACTAGGATATGTTGTACATTATTATGTCGATAATACAAGCATATTTATAGGCACTTGCATGATGCATGTAAATTATTTGAAGTATTGGATTAAAAATGACCGAAACAGAAAGGCCGGGAAAGTGACTGACTTTCTTTATTATACACCCTGTTGTACAATGCACGGTTCATCTATGCTGATTTTTTGCTCATGTATACTTGTATAATAGAGTTCCGAATAAACATCCATTAATGAACATTTTGTATGAAAGAAGTGATCTCTTCACTCTATACTTTACTAGCTTGATCTTAAATTACTAAATTTGTCTGAATATTTTTTTGGGTGTTACCACACGATTCACCTTTAGGGCTAATTCGGATTCCGGCCGAATTAtaggtggataggttccagtcccctttCAATTGTTGTTGCCAGGGATCGAATATGCAGTCcgccctaccaagttcagccccagtcaccactgaaccaacaaaaaATTGGTAAATTTGTCTGAATATGTATACATATAATATATTATCTTTGTCTCTAATTATTCTTTACGTATTTTATTTTGGGTGTCCCTttctaatatttatgtttggAACACTTTCTTTTCTATTGTAACATAAATATCCTAATATTCAGCCAAAATTGTAAcaatcaatcaaattcattggggCAATACGTCTTTCACACTTTCTCTTAGGGGCATTAAATCTCGCTTACTTTTTCAATTTCAGATTTTAGATAAAATtgaaaacattattaaaaaaaacacataatTTAAAATGTAGTTGGAGCAATTATCTTCAATTAATATACAGAGTATTCTTTATACAAATTTTTAGACCACATTTATGcactagaaccaattagttatgcactgaaaccaattagttaagtctgaaattcaattagttaagcaacgaaactaattagttatgcaaccgaAGACGGTTAAGAAAAGACGACGTTaaatgaatttggaaaacacGACGATGCATTGTTCCAAAAGATCTATGGAGGAATTTTTCCAAGAATATGGGATATTCCTTCTTTCAAATAGTTTATTACAAATATAATTTTGCATCTTTGGCGTTGATGAATCAATATTTAAGTTTATAATTTGCCATCGTTAATTGATAAAGTCTCTCGAAAGAGTATACCTAATTAATCTAGTACTAATAATTGAGTTTACAAATTTACGCATTTCACATTAATGACAGATTTGTAGAtgtattaataaataatttgaaGGTATTGCCAGTTAAAACCTATCAGTAGACCGTAGCGTATCAAAACAAAGGGAGAacgttaattataaattataatgtaCCTTCTTAACCGATGAAAAAGTGAAAGCATATACTTTGCGTACTTTAATCTAGTTGAGAGAGCTCCAAACTTTAATCTAATTTAATTTAGAAAGCTCTAAATATTACTGAAAATAACTTTATTTTGTATGTTTAAAATGTACTATGTACGTACAGTGCTATACTCCATATGTTAGTTGAAACTCATTGTTACTTACATGTGAGTTGTCTCACATTAGAGAAAGAGGAGAAAAAATATCACTTGTAAAGTTACTTCCACTATTGTCAATTGATTTTAGTGTAGAACCTCTATTGGGCTTAGGCTCAGTTTCTCTGAGCATTTTTTGGCTgagttgaactgaactgaactaaattgaactgaactgaactgaatgaataataaataataaaataaatactctctccgttcctaaataagtgtctacTTTAAGAGAATTCACGGTAATTAAGAAAACTGAAAATGTGTAAAAAAATGATTGAGAGTCTTTTTTGGAGAGTAATTAATAAAGTACTCctgcgtttctttttgttctttacgtttttctttttgggtgttttaaaatgttctttacatttccttttatattatcacataaatgctttaatattctatccaatgattattttaaccaattaaattaattaagtcaTTTAATCTtttacacttttccattgggataTTAAATTaatctcattttcccaatatcagaattttgataaacgtaatttgctttgcttaaataaaaaaaaagaggaatatCAATGTACATTCattagtcgttaataaacatgtaaaaaaccaaaaagaaacggagggagtgaTTATTatgcaatatttatggaatgCCTTAATGATGTGTTTTATTCATCTGATTTTCACGTATTTTTCTGAAcctattttattgattttatcaAATCAATTGTTTTAATTACACCCTCCCTATTTACATGATTGGTGCACGTTCCTTAATCTACCGTAATTAAATGATTGGTGCACTTTCCGTTTGAAAATTGCTCtccttattttattatatacgtagtacttCCTATACCAAATACCGCACTACTAACAAGGCTGGTGCTAGCTCTTCAGCTTCGGATATTGTGTTTGGTTCTATTGTTTCTACTATTAAACAGGTGGTTCAGAGTTCAACAACAACCAAAGATGCAATGAGCAAGGACAAAGGGAAGGGAATGGATTTCATTCCATTTGTTGTTGGTGGTTCAACAATTGAAAATGCCATAGAAATTATTGAAGTCGAGGATGATGGTGAAGATGGTAAAGTTACCAACAACTGAATTGGATGATAAGCAACTTTTGGAGGGCGCATAATTGTCAGGATCAAGTGTTGGCGTCAGTTACTActatatgtatatataattaTGTATTTTCAAGTAGGAAATTTAGATTAAGGGGTTTTGGTAATCATGGTTGTGGGTACATAATTTTACCCCATTTTGTCAAGGTTTTTGGGTACGATGGGGATGATAGTATCGAATTAGGGTTGGCTTTTGGTACGCTTTTCAACTCTTACCTCACTTAGTGAGGTgctatgtttgattttggttccaccctaattaattaattaatatatatatatatatatatatatatatatatatatatatatatatatatatatatatatatatatatatatatcatcgGATTTGTGTTAAAAAAACATTTAATCATTTAATTCACACATACCCTCACCTACCTCACTTCCATTATCTTTTATTTCAATAATTTAATCGACACTTACCCAATTTCTTTAAATCTTCAATAAAATCACTCACATGTATTAAACTCCGTGTCGGTCAATCATTGCCATGCGGGGGGAGTATAAATTATACTTGGTCAGCCTTTATGTATTTTGAAcctatcttatctgaacttttttttctaaaataaatgaAAGTTAGATGAACAAAAACAACACATGAAATAGTAAGGTTTAACGATGACTCTAATTTTCTTCGTTTATTATTTACAAAGTATACAGTAACATTTTATTTGTAATCTTTCGAGTATTCCCTCAAAACTACTCCTTTCgtgtgtttttgttcttcttgttTCAGAATCTTTTTATGAGacaaaaaaagttaaattaGGAAGAACGtttagagacggagggagtattaacgAAGATCTATGCATCCAATTGACGTACTTCAATTTGTTTTATTGCcaaaattataaattaaaacGTCACCTATTTTAACTTTAGAAATGTAGACAATTTGGAAGGTAAGTGCAAGTGATTTGTACGTGTGGGAACATATTGTCCCTTATGCTACATAATCAAGCCAAATATGCTAGATCACCAATTTATTTTCTAACTGCTCTATCATTCCGATTACAAATTATAAACTTTTATCCCTATTTTAAGAGCTAAATTCGTTATAGCTAGGTTAGATCACGAAATAGTTTTAACAGTTTTTCATGAAGTGTTCTTAAGTTTTAAGAAAATTCGTGAAATATCtctttgttttcaaaaattcaccaaatattCCTTGGGAATATCTCCGGGTTTCAAAAATTTACCGAATACCCCTATTCAAACCTTAATACACAAAATACCTTTAATGACGTCATCAATCCCGTAATCAACCAATTAACATCTAAATAATTCACTAACCTTCTAATTAACCCCCTAATTAACTCTCCATTAAAACAAAGCATGATATACATGATTAGTTTGAGACAGAGGAAGTAAAGAGAATAATTTAGTTGCATATTacatggtactccctccgtatttattcaagagatacacttgtcttttccggccgtatttatttaagagatacacttgtcatttttagtaacttatcaaccccaccatctaattaaataatctatctaatatatcctATGTCCCATCAccatattaaacaaataatttcataactacACTTCACTCCCCACCCTCTAAAATGACacggtccccacttgttttattactttatttcattcaattttacTTCTTAATAttcgtgcccggccaagtgtatctcttaaataaatacggagagagtacaattttaatgtttaatttttgATAAAGGTGGTCTATTAGTATTAAGGGTAGAAGAAGTAAACCCTAAATATTTTGTACACCTATGAGTTTATGATGTCAAATTATTCCTCTGGTTCCATAGGAGGGCGCAAACATACTCGGCATATGACTTCATActacaaataaacaaataaaatattataatattcGACGAACTCGATTAAATTAATGATTCATTAAGTTAAACTAGTCGTTCATGCAGTAGTTGATTAAATAAAAAACATGTCCAAGCTGACTAAGACATGTGCTTCCACACAAACGTAATTATGGTCGTCCTGCACCAGTTAAACCTAAGTCTAAATCAAAATTAACTAATGAGTAACTGCATACCTATCGCTTATTCGtccaattattaaaattaagttTACTAATACTTCGATATGGACAAAAATTATTGGTGGACGAAGTACCTGAAACTATGAAATAATGCAGAGTTGACAACGGCTCGTATTTATAAACTATGATCCGACCGATCGATATTAGCGCTTGTTGCGGTGGAGTTAGGATTTTTGAATAGAGATATCCGATAATTTTGAATAAAGATGTCGATATATTACTTTAATATATTTGTTTGGGAATACAAATGGCTCACAACACGTCGACACATAGGCCCTACACAGTAGGCTCAGACGGACATCAACTTGAGTAAAGTACGAATATTAGGGATGGCCCACGGAGGACGGCCCACAAGGGTCGGCCGACCTGTAGTCATTAAGGCCCTTCCAATCATACTCCGCATAATGGAGGAGAGACTCACAGATCTGATAGAAGTCGGTTGGACAAAGAGTTCGTGTTGACCAAGGAATCATATTAGGGTTTCTATCCTATATTCCTATATATACAGCCCGGATACATGGCAGAAGGGACGCAATCAATAAACCTCAAACCTAATTCTGGAACTTGAGCCAAGAACCTCCATCTAACTCCGGTCAAGGAAGAAGACTCTTGAAGACCTTTCGTCGTCTTTACCAGACGACTCATTAGTCAAGGATCCCCTATATTTGTACCGAAACAATATTAATTTAAATGAGTAAACAGTTCTTTATTTTGTACGtagtattaatttaatttttctaatAAATAGAAGGTATAaacgtgttttttttttacaaaattggGTGGTATGTCACCCACCCTTGACACCATCTGTCTCCGCCACTTTGTGTGGTATGAGCTATGCCCTAAGTCGTTACTTAGTTACTTTGAAAACGAATATTATATTGTCCTACGTGTTACTTAGAATTCGAAAATATGAACTAGATATTAGGAACAATAGAATAAATATTATGATAAAAGCACAAAAACCCTCCAACCCAAGTACTCCCTCGGTATTTTTTTTATCCATCCACTTTTCAAAAAGAGGTGCTTTTATTCTTATGTATCAACttctactttattctatttttgctaatcattttttaCCATCTTATCCGTTTCTCCATAGCAATTACACTTTTTTCATCATTTCTATCCTATTTTAGACCATTGTTAATCatggaaaaaaaaatcttcaCCCCTCTCTCTCTACCCACTTTATCACTCATGCTTATTCATTTTTCCCATtagcaaatatatatatatatatatatatatatatatatatatatatatatatatatatatatatatatatatatatatacatgcaaaAGAAAATTTTCTCACCCAATGGCGGAGCTAGGATTTTACGTTAGGGGGGGGGGGCGGTTGTTAAAACAATAAGCTACGGCTATTTTTCAATcccaaaaaactagccgttgggctttaaaaaagtattttttacatttgggcatttggtaaattatattttaaaataggggtatttggtgaaataagttacattgtaaaggcatttggtgaattagaaaagtaggctaacggcggactaacggcgtgtcattagtaagggtagtttgggtattatattaaaggtgaggggcatttggtgaatttctgaaagttgaggggcatttggtgaatttcgtgaaaattgaggggtatttcatgaaaattcCGTTTAATTTATTACATCTCTCTTACTTTTCTCACATTTTCTTATATCCAATCATCACTTCTTGAATCAAAAGTCTACGATAAATGAGATCATAAAagtttttttctttaaaaaaaaaaaaaaaaaaaaaaaaaaacaacaacaactaaggaattactccctccgtcccggaaaattcgcaacggtttgactttttgcaatattcacataattcactttgaccttattttatttatacacTACAAAAATGTGTATCTTTAACGAacacctaattacgacgggttaaaaatcccgtcgcaaaaggcttttgtgaCGGGTCTAACAACCAaataaagacgggaacaaccgtctcaaatgtcttttacgacggattaacgacgggattttccattaacgacggcccccttttattaCGGGTTAGCGCcagaaaatcccgtcattaatcaatgattattggtctttagcgacgggattacccgtcgttaatggtacaactTTTTGTAGtgatagtatatgaaaataagtgttggcatataatatattgttggcttcatctttatatatatattcaaaatattaatatttttataaatttttataatatataattgaaaatattaatggtcaaagatgtgcattgacaagcgtatACAGTTTATCTGTTGTGAATATacaggaacggagggagtacattatATTTGAGTTAACTACGCACTGCTCCACGTATCTCATTATTTGTTACTCTCAAGTTTAAATTCAGTAAAATATAGTACGTACATTTTCTCTCTTACATTGCAAATTGCGACTACTTTAGGCCAACCTCTCGTGCAAAGGGACACCTATTGTCTTTTTTCCTTGCAaccttaaaataaaaataaaaagatcatATATACTcatatcacaaattcttatttacaaagggtgtacaataaatattgtacatcggagttaaagttaactcaaaatgtttaaaagttaagcgtatataggtaaaagttatctattttttagtgataaattttttcatttcagttaagcatatttcttcaaaactactaataatgtataaaattaatcatttaactatttctatcaactttttttgtactattataaaagttaatcaaaattaggttaaagttacagaaaaatgggtaaaagttatcttggtgtacaataaatttattgtataccttgtgcgcgcaagaccttttgtactCATATACGGATATACCGTTACAAAACAACTGCTTCCAAAAagataaataattttcaaagtctCGACTTTATAAAGTGTAACGTTCTGTTCTAATGTGTCTTTTAACAGTAGCTGTGAATCCATTGGCCTGCTAAGCTCTTAGCTTGTATGTCTGCATAGGTAATCCCTTGACCCATTTACGCTGCGTTTGATAGGGTGTAAACGTTTTTATTGAAAACAATTTTTCGCTTTTCAataattttacgttgtttggtttgacaagggatgaaaaacaattttacaTAACTCCCTCAAATGTGGAAAAATCTTTTCCATTTAAAAGGGacggaaaccacttttccacttttcctccttacctccctctcccttcttcGTCTAAGTCTTCACCATCTACTCCCATCCTattttaaggaaccaaacaatagaaaactagtttgaaattgtattttaccTTGAAAACGTTTTCCATGGATAATCATTTTgcactgaaaacgttttacaccaaaccaaacggagtCTTATTGTGAATGAACTCTTTTCGCGGTAGGAATGGCCCTTCCACGAATCATCATGTTAAAACGATGACATTGTATGTGGAGTAGTTAacttatggatgattttagaaGATCGTTGTAATATTGTTCAGGTTCAACATGCTTGCTTGTAGAGAACCAAATGAATCACATATCGCCATATCGGATTTCCAAACTACTCGTATGACATAATATAAACACAGTCTTACACTTGTAAACTACAGTAGGACATAAAGTTACAATAAGATAGTTAAATTGACCCCATAAGTCCCATAACGCAGCACCAATCGATTTTTGACCGGatttgtaaaaattataaagtcGAAATCACAACGTCAATGGGAAGAATTCAATATTGAAAGCACAAAGTCgccaaaaaaaaacaatctgcagtttcgggaaaattcaaaccagtGTCAAAATCAAAGCTTTAAAAATAGGCTCCTGAATAAGTCATAGATACCTTCAGACTTCagagagaagaaaaaaaaataccagTTTTATATTCAATTCTGCCTTTGTTGGGGGAAGCCGGAAGGGTGAATGTCGTCTTCAAACGCCACATAACTTATTAACTTGTACACCTGATCAATCATAATTCAATAATGATAATGACAAATATGAGCGACAATGCCGGAAACATTTACATCACACTCTTGAAAATGCAAATAATGATGATAATCTATCTATAAAGGACCTAAAACCACCCTAATCACGCTAATATGTTGAAATTTTATCAGTCCCAATAGCATAATACATCATCCATGATGCATATAAATGACAGTGACAAGAAAAACTACGGCGAA
This sequence is a window from Spinacia oleracea cultivar Varoflay chromosome 1, BTI_SOV_V1, whole genome shotgun sequence. Protein-coding genes within it:
- the LOC110776652 gene encoding transcription factor bHLH101-like, whose translation is MKMSSFCPTTYLGREYPLELGTNQGFNTFDLDSVFLLNFASSQAQAQAQAQAQAQDYQYQLVYDHVKRSQSPQGTSSTDHHNFDNNNTILSKKLSHNASERVRRKKISNLYSSLRALLPSSDQKKRLSIPSTVVRVVEYIPELQKQVESLIRKKEELLSKVSAIQGNSTKNIHEQKPKKCIINESFSCSISVNKLGDKEMVIQISAFEKLSISQVLLLLENNGYGVVDISSFQSFGGRTFYNIHLLMEGDCIVKFEILNEDLMALLKEQEQKKMQFHTQEGREKECAPIQFSFIAACPKEWLSKALYTSLNATLDQ